The following are from one region of the Deinococcus ruber genome:
- a CDS encoding transposase, whose product MVTLSQQRSNLLNQQLVALETALHALVDADPPLTQQRQLLCSVPGFAFTSALTILTETAGFHRLETGAEISAAAGMDPSPHQSGA is encoded by the coding sequence GTGGTGACGCTGTCGCAGCAACGCTCGAATCTGCTCAATCAGCAGTTGGTGGCATTGGAGACGGCACTGCACGCACTGGTGGACGCTGACCCACCGCTCACACAGCAACGTCAGTTGCTGTGCTCCGTGCCAGGATTCGCGTTTACATCGGCCCTGACGATTCTGACAGAAACGGCAGGCTTCCATCGACTCGAAACAGGCGCCGAAATCTCTGCGGCTGCAGGGATGGACCCTTCTCCACACCAGTCGGGAGCCTAG
- a CDS encoding sensor histidine kinase, translating to MTSPIAARRKKRCGPASQQLVSSECLASLGRLTAGLAHEINTPLAATMNYHRVLNGLLSEYRDSASNSQITADDHREIAREALEALEEAGKTTARIGEFIRQMRGHTRNSASGTSTFDVFRLASDTLAMVAHEARSAGVALELEQPRNAVVLTGDPGRFTQVLTNVVINAIHACEGQPGRGRVLVRLSGTDPLRVEVEDNGHGMSPEVMARIFEPMFTTKGVGKGTGLGLSIIHDIMESQFGGQITVQSQPERGRTFTAIFPASGATERGAAHGP from the coding sequence GTGACGTCACCGATCGCCGCACGGCGGAAGAAGCGCTGCGGGCCAGCCAGCCAGCAGCTGGTGTCCAGCGAATGCCTGGCGAGCCTCGGTCGCCTCACAGCCGGCCTGGCGCATGAGATCAACACCCCGCTGGCGGCCACCATGAACTACCACCGGGTGCTGAACGGTCTGCTGAGTGAGTACCGTGATTCCGCCAGCAATTCGCAGATCACCGCGGATGACCACCGGGAGATCGCGAGGGAAGCGCTGGAGGCGCTGGAAGAGGCTGGCAAGACCACCGCGCGGATCGGCGAGTTCATCCGGCAGATGCGCGGCCACACCCGCAACAGTGCTAGCGGCACGTCGACCTTCGATGTGTTCCGGCTGGCGTCCGATACCCTGGCGATGGTCGCGCATGAGGCCCGGTCGGCAGGTGTGGCGCTGGAACTCGAACAGCCGAGGAACGCGGTGGTCCTGACCGGTGACCCAGGGCGGTTCACGCAGGTCCTGACCAATGTGGTGATCAACGCCATTCATGCCTGTGAAGGCCAGCCTGGACGGGGGCGGGTGCTGGTGCGGCTCAGTGGCACCGACCCACTGCGGGTGGAGGTGGAGGACAATGGCCACGGCATGTCGCCGGAGGTGATGGCCCGGATTTTCGAGCCGATGTTCACCACCAAAGGTGTCGGGAAGGGCACGGGGCTGGGGCTGTCGATCATTCACGACATCATGGAGAGTCAGTTCGGCGGGCAGATCACGGTGCAGTCACAGCCGGAACGCGGCAGGACCTTCACCGCCATCTTTCCCGCCTCGGGCGCGACTGAACGTGGTGCTGCGCACGGACCATGA
- a CDS encoding IS630 family transposase, which produces MQALVDELKTAHPDRLVELWFQDEARLGTKSVLRRCWAKRGVRPTAPHANGFEWTYLYGFVHPFSGRTDVLRFDAVDIASFNAALSMFKARFDPADERLLVVVVDNAGWHRSPKVVVPSGVQLVFTLPYTPELMPAEHLWIPLKEGLVNRAWPSLQALIEPLDQRCV; this is translated from the coding sequence ATCCAGGCGCTCGTCGACGAGCTGAAGACTGCTCACCCAGATCGCCTGGTCGAGTTGTGGTTTCAAGATGAAGCACGACTCGGCACGAAGAGCGTGTTGCGGCGCTGCTGGGCCAAGCGTGGGGTGCGGCCCACCGCGCCCCACGCCAACGGCTTCGAATGGACCTATCTCTACGGCTTTGTGCATCCGTTCTCAGGGAGAACGGACGTGCTGCGGTTTGACGCTGTCGATATCGCGTCGTTCAATGCCGCGCTGAGCATGTTCAAGGCCCGCTTTGACCCAGCAGACGAACGTCTGCTGGTGGTGGTGGTCGACAACGCGGGTTGGCACCGTAGTCCCAAGGTGGTCGTGCCCTCAGGCGTCCAGCTGGTCTTCACCTTGCCCTACACCCCGGAATTGATGCCGGCAGAACATCTCTGGATCCCGCTCAAAGAGGGCTTGGTGAACCGGGCATGGCCTTCGTTGCAGGCGCTGATCGAGCCACTCGATCAGCGGTGTGTCTAG
- a CDS encoding PAS domain-containing protein — MTAEERVQRLEGLIDLIDGVVWETDPETLISTYVSSRLESMLGYTPSEWMGDPMFWEAHLHPDTVVRMRTERAAFMAVGQPFRQEYRLLSRSGAAVWVRDVSTPVMQDGRLTALGGVMFDITAQREAAFLSVSLKDRLSKIFEATPVGITISVAATGELLDVNPAFEALTGYGRADLVGHTLLSLGVWPKAEDQQQLITELEDQQTLRDRQVTLCRRSGELFEALVTYERLEINALPCLLAITQDISERQQAEAQVRQAERRFRGLVQNSADMFTVLDEEGHYVYVSPAVKRLYNVEPEEVMGLHVSQHVHRDDWPAVQADLDALKRTPEDVRVSTYRQRDSRGQWLWVETTTSTQLHDPAVRGIVCNTRDVTERRESEVRLAASEGRFRSLVQNASDLITVVDSQGVVMYESPSVLTLLDRRPEDLVGRPVFGTVDPADHAQIRGVVARTVAGGEGHVERTTFRAVRQDGTVRWMEGAATNLLGDPYIGEVVINSRDVTDRTLAEDALRTSQQTFQALFEHSPDGILLIEFDGEMPIVQCNQVAAAMNGYTPEELIGHSTHVMLPDADRARAEASGSADFQATVQAQRHTELS, encoded by the coding sequence GTGACTGCTGAGGAACGCGTTCAGCGACTCGAAGGGCTGATCGATCTGATCGACGGGGTGGTGTGGGAGACGGATCCTGAGACGCTCATCAGCACGTACGTCAGCAGCCGGCTGGAATCGATGCTGGGGTACACCCCTTCCGAATGGATGGGTGATCCGATGTTCTGGGAGGCCCACTTGCACCCGGACACAGTCGTCCGGATGCGGACCGAAAGGGCGGCATTCATGGCGGTCGGTCAGCCCTTCAGGCAGGAGTACCGGCTGCTCAGCCGTTCGGGCGCAGCGGTGTGGGTGCGCGACGTAAGTACGCCGGTGATGCAGGACGGGCGGTTGACGGCGCTGGGTGGCGTGATGTTCGACATCACCGCGCAGCGGGAAGCGGCGTTCCTCAGCGTCAGCCTGAAAGACCGGCTGTCCAAGATCTTCGAAGCCACCCCGGTCGGTATCACCATCAGCGTCGCAGCGACGGGTGAACTGCTGGATGTCAACCCGGCGTTCGAAGCGCTGACGGGGTACGGCCGTGCGGATCTGGTCGGGCACACCCTGCTGAGCCTGGGCGTGTGGCCGAAGGCCGAGGACCAGCAGCAGCTGATCACCGAGCTGGAAGACCAGCAGACGCTCCGTGACCGTCAGGTGACGCTGTGCCGCCGCAGCGGCGAGTTGTTCGAAGCGCTCGTCACGTACGAGCGCTTGGAAATCAATGCGCTGCCGTGCCTGCTGGCGATCACTCAGGACATCAGTGAACGCCAGCAAGCCGAAGCGCAGGTGCGGCAGGCGGAGAGGAGATTCAGGGGGTTGGTGCAGAACAGCGCCGACATGTTCACGGTGCTCGATGAGGAAGGGCACTACGTGTATGTCAGCCCGGCGGTGAAGCGCCTGTATAACGTCGAGCCGGAAGAGGTCATGGGGCTGCATGTCAGCCAGCACGTGCACCGTGACGACTGGCCAGCCGTGCAGGCGGACTTGGACGCGCTGAAACGCACCCCGGAGGACGTGCGGGTGAGCACGTACCGTCAGCGGGACAGCCGCGGTCAGTGGCTGTGGGTGGAGACCACCACCAGCACCCAACTGCACGACCCGGCCGTGCGGGGCATCGTGTGCAACACCCGCGACGTGACCGAGCGCCGCGAGAGCGAAGTCAGGCTGGCGGCGAGCGAAGGGCGGTTTCGCTCGCTGGTGCAGAACGCCTCGGACCTGATCACGGTGGTGGACTCTCAGGGTGTGGTGATGTATGAGAGTCCGTCGGTGCTGACGCTGTTGGACCGACGACCGGAAGACCTGGTCGGGCGGCCTGTGTTCGGCACGGTCGACCCGGCGGACCATGCGCAGATCCGGGGGGTGGTTGCGCGCACGGTGGCCGGCGGCGAAGGGCACGTGGAGCGCACCACCTTCCGGGCAGTTCGGCAGGACGGCACCGTGCGCTGGATGGAAGGCGCAGCGACGAACCTGCTGGGCGATCCGTACATTGGCGAGGTGGTCATCAACTCGCGGGACGTGACGGACCGTACGCTCGCCGAGGACGCGCTGCGCACCAGCCAGCAGACGTTCCAGGCGCTGTTCGAGCACTCCCCAGACGGTATCCTGCTGATCGAGTTTGACGGCGAGATGCCAATTGTGCAGTGCAATCAGGTGGCCGCCGCGATGAATGGCTACACGCCGGAGGAACTGATTGGGCACAGCACCCACGTGATGCTCCCGGACGCCGACCGGGCCAGGGCTGAGGCGTCCGGCTCGGCGGACTTCCAGGCAACGGTTCAGGCGCAGCGTCATACGGAATTGAGTTAA
- a CDS encoding CAP domain-containing protein, with product MNALRWSLPALLLTACGSTTLPTQPGSSVPVEHALMTPLAQQLLTLTNTVRAAGVTCQGISYPAALPLQEDQTLTAAAQHRADDLAATEDFTHTPANGKTYVYWINQVNLRAAFAYTHLGENLGMADTVTHMIEVFQASHTGHCETQFTNTYQDVTTHQWLPGFTRIGIGEAVSPTSHQHYWAVLFAN from the coding sequence ATGAATGCCCTGCGCTGGAGTCTGCCTGCCCTGCTCCTCACCGCGTGTGGCAGCACCACCCTCCCCACCCAACCCGGCAGTTCAGTCCCGGTCGAGCACGCCCTCATGACGCCCCTCGCCCAACAGCTCTTGACGCTCACCAACACCGTGCGAGCAGCTGGCGTGACGTGCCAGGGCATCTCCTATCCAGCCGCCCTGCCTCTCCAAGAAGACCAGACCCTCACCGCCGCCGCCCAGCACCGCGCCGACGACCTGGCCGCCACCGAAGACTTCACCCACACCCCCGCCAACGGCAAAACCTACGTGTACTGGATCAACCAGGTCAACCTGCGAGCGGCGTTCGCTTACACCCACCTCGGCGAGAACCTCGGCATGGCCGACACCGTCACGCACATGATCGAGGTCTTCCAGGCCAGTCACACAGGCCACTGCGAGACGCAGTTCACCAACACCTATCAGGACGTCACCACGCATCAGTGGCTCCCTGGTTTCACGCGCATCGGCATTGGTGAGGCCGTTTCACCCACCAGCCACCAACACTACTGGGCGGTCCTCTTCGCCAACTGA